One region of Oncorhynchus mykiss isolate Arlee chromosome 8, USDA_OmykA_1.1, whole genome shotgun sequence genomic DNA includes:
- the LOC110529541 gene encoding CCN family member 2 — translation MSAGMNMRLISFFCLTLSYLAVAQECSGQCSCPDVAPQCPPGVSLVPDACSCCRVCAKQMGEFCTERDVCDPHKGLFCEFGSPINRRIGVCTAKGGATCVIGGMVYRSGESFQSSCKYQCTCLDGAVGCVPLCSMDIRLPSPDCPMPHRVKVPGKCCEEWVCDAPQHTNSFVGSVLAAYREEETYGPDPSMMRENCLVQTTEWSACSKTCGLGISTRVTNDNRECRLEKQSRLCMVRPCESHMEQSIRKGKKCIRTPRVSKPMKFEISGCTTTKSYRPKFCGVCTDGRCCTPHRTTTLPMEFKCPDGQVMKKQMMFIKTCACHYNCPGENDIFESMYYKKMLGDMA, via the exons ATGTCTGCTGGAATGAACATGAGACTGATTTCTTTCTTCTGCCTCACTCTCTCCTACCTG GCTGTGGCTCAGGAGTGCAGTGGGCAGTGTAGTTGCCCCGATGTAGCCCCACAGTGCCCTCCTGGTGTGAGCCTGGTACCCGATGCCTGCAGCTGCTGCAGGGTGTGTGCCAAACAGATGGGCGAGTTCTGCACAGAGAGGGACGTGTGTGACCCCCACAAAGGACTCTTCTGTGAATTTGGCTCCCCCATCAACCGCCGCATCGGAGTCTGTACAG CTAAGGGTGGCGCCACCTGTGTGATCGGAGGGATGGTGTACAGGAGTGGAGAGTCCTTCCAGAGCAGCTGTAAATACCAGTGCACGTGCCTGGACGGTGCCGTGGGCTGTGTGCCCCTGTGCAGCATGGACATCCGCCTGCCCAGCCCTGACTGCCCCATGCCCCACCGCGTCAAAGTGCCCGGGAAGTGCTGCGAGGAGTGGGTGTGCGATGCCCCCCAACACACAAACAGCTTTGTGGGCTCTGTTCTCGCTG CTtacagagaggaggagacctACGGGCCTGACCCCTCCATGATGAGGGAGAACTGCCTGGTCCAGACCACTGAGTGGAGCGCCTGCTCTAAGACCTGCGGCCTGGGCATCTCTACCAGAGTCACCAATGACAACCGCGAGTGCCGCCTGGAGAAACAGTCCCGTCTGTGTATGGTCAGGCCCTGCGAGTCCCACATGGAGCAAAGCATTAGG AAGGGAAAGAAATGCATCCGCACACCAAGAGTGTCCAAGCCCATGAAGTTTGAGATCTCTGGCTGCACCACCACCAAGTCCTACCGCCCCAAGTTCTGTGGCGTGTGCACCGATGGTCGCTGCTGCACCCCCCACAGAACCACCACCCTGCCCATGGAGTTCAAGTGCCCCGACGGCCAGGTCATGAAGAAGCAGATGATGTTCATCAAGACTTGTGCGTGCCACTACAACTGCCCCGGCGAGAACGACATCTTCGAGTCCATGTACTACAAGAAGATGCTTGGAGACATGGCGTAA